Below is a window of Desulfofundulus luciae DNA.
CGAAGCGCAAAAAGACCTCCACAGGGATCGTCGGTCGGCCGGTTTTTTTGTTTGCTCTGGCCAGGAAGGGTTCCAAAAAGCGTTCGTCGTTTAAGAGTTCATCAACCTTTTTGAGTTCGTCGTCCAATTCGAACAGTTCTTTTGGCAAAAAACGACTCGATTAAGCTGATTTGTCTGACCTTCTCGTTCTCAAGCCGTAACACTCTTTATCTCTCCATCCCTCTCCATTTTACCACAAAGCGACAAATAGAGAAGGAAAAAGTGAGGAAAATTAAGGGTTAAAGTGGTTTGTTTTTCAGGAGACACTAATTATATTTCTTACGTTCCTCTTGCCCTCTTGCGCATAACTGCCCCACTGGTGAAGCCTTTTCGCCCAAAATCTTCTCGGCAGCCTTAATGGCGCCCAAGTATACGTTTCTCAAGGGGACGTTCTTTTCCTGGGCGAGTCGGCGGCAGTCTTCGTATTCTGGACTTATCTGTCGGCCCGAGTCGTCGCGGCAGGCCGCAACCTTCACGCGCACCGCCCCAAAGTCCGTTTCTACGTCAATCTGTTTCCGGGGCAAGTAAACGCGTCTCTCCCGACGACATCGCACGCCCAGGGTGCTTGTTTCCGTAAAAATAACTTCCCGCAACTCATCTTCTTTTTCTGGCAGGCATAGGACAGTTAATAAATTGGCTGGGCGTCCTTTTTTCATGACAACAGGAGTAAGCCAGACGTCCAGGGCCCCCGAGGCCAGCAGCTTTTCCGCCACGTAGGCCAGGATTTCCGGATTTAAGTCGTCAATGTTGGTTTGCAGGATAGAGATTTCCTGTTCTAACTCCGACCGGTCTGTTTTTATTTTCTCCTGCTGTTCAATTTCCTCGCCGATAAAAACACGCAAAAAATTAGGCATCCCGTAGTCGTTGGCGCCCAACCCGTATCCAATTTGGGCAATTTTCATCACCGGCAAGGGGCCAAAACCCTCGGCCAGGGCGGCTACGATGGCTGCTCCGGTGGGGGTGACAAGCTCTCCTTCCACCTTCACGGGGCGGAGGGGAAAACCTTTAAGAAGTTCGGCCGTGGCTGGCGCCGGGATGGGAAGCACGCCGTGGTGAGACTGGATAGATCCGTATCCGGTGGGTAGGGGCGAACAATAAACTTTTTCCACTCCCGCTTCGTATAAGGCGATGGCCGTCCCTACTACATCCACGATCGAGTCAATTGCCCCTACCTCGTGAAAGTGAACGTGGCATGGGTCGACCCCGTGCACCTTGGCTTCTGCCCGGGCCAACTTTTCAAAAATTTCCAGGGCCCTCTTTTTGATTTGCGGGCGCAGTCCGCTGTCCTCAATGATGCGGCGGATATCTTCCCACGTCCGGTGAGAATGGTGATTTTGTTCAATTTCCGTCAGGAATCTGGTGCCCTGAAAACCGTATGTTTTATCTTGGTAAATTTTCAGGGAATACCCTTCCAAACCTAAAAGGTTCAACTGACTTTGCAGGGCCGCGGGGGGAACGCCGGCGTCGATGAGTGCGCCCAGCATCATATCACCGCTGATCCCCCCGAAGCAATCCAGGTAAAGTATTTTCACCGGCGTACCTCCTTAATAAATTAACAATGTGGTGCTGAAATCAAGAATCATTAAAAATTAAGATAAAAGGTTACCTGGCATTATTTGTAAAATTATGGATTAATCTGTTAATGGCCGTCGCTAGGGCAGCGGCTCCAAAGCCATTATCTATGTTGACCACCCCTACCCCGGCAGCGCAGCTGTTAAGCATCCCTAAAAGCGCGGCAAGGCCGCCGAAGCTCGCTCCGTAGCCAACACTCGTCGGCACGGCAATCACCGGTCGGTCGGTAAGGCCGCCGACCACACTGGGCAGGGCCCCCTCCATGCCGGCGACGACAATGATTACCGCCGCCTGAACAAGCAAATGCTGTCGGTCCAGCAGGCGGTGCAACCCGGCAACGCCTACGTCGAACAACTGCTCGACAGGGTTGCCCATTGCCCGGGCGCAGACGGCCGCCTCTTCGGCAACGGGCAGGTCAGCAGTGCCGGCGCTGACGACCAGAACCTTACCCGCAAAAACGGGCTTTTCCGGCATCCCGTAAACCAGGCAGCGGGCGGCGGCAAAGTAACGGACATCCGGGCAGAACTCGCGGACGGCCAGGTACGCCTGTTCGTCAGCCCTCGTGCCCAGGACGGTCAGGTGGCTGCCGGCAAGTTCTTGAAAAATTTGGGCCACCTGCTCGGGCTTTTTTCCCGCGCAAAAAATCACTTCTGGAAACCCGCAGCGAATGCTCCGGTGGTGGTCGATTTTTGCAAAACCCAAATCCTCATAGGGCAGCATTTTCAGCTTCTCCACAGCCTCGTCAACGGTAATTTCTTTTTGCACGAGACGGTTTAAAAGTTCTTTTAGTCTTTGCTGGTTCATGCATCTACCTCCTCATCCTCCTCCTCCGAAAATACCATTTTCATCCTTCGTGTTGCCGCATATTAGCGGCATGGGGGACTCCCAAGATAATAAAATTTTAAGGTTGTCTTACACACGGCGGTAATCGCTTGGAGTAGTTCCGGTTATTTTCTTAAATACCCGGCAAAAATAACTTCCTTCTGTATAGCCTACTGCCTGAGCGATCTCAGAAATAGAACGCCCGGAATCGGCGAGTAATTCCTTAGCCCTTTCCACCCTCAGCTTAGTTAAATATTGGGAGAAACTCATCCCGGTCTGTTGCTTAAATATGGCCGAGAAATACGTTGGGCTCAGGTAAACAATCCGGGACATTTCCTCCAAAGACAGGGGCTTGTGGTAGTTTTGCCGCATATACTCAATGGCCTGGTTGATAATTCGCTGGGCTCTGGTCAAGCTTAAGTTATTCACCAGGTTTATTTTTTCCTTTTCTTTATCGCGTTGAGTATTTTCAACCCGAGAAAGGCAATCTTGAAGCACGCTGATTAGCTCCGCCGGATTGATTGGTTTTAGGAGGTAATCCCTGGCTCCGCACCTTACCGCTTCCTGAGCGTACTCAAAAAGGCCGTAGGCGGTTAAAAAGATTACCTCGGTGTCCGGTGATATTTTTTTAATTTCCTTTGCGGCACTTAACCCATCCAGGCCGGGCATTTTTATATCCATCAAAATTATTTCTGGCCGGACCTCCCTGGCCAGCTTGAGGGCCTCCTGACCAGACCCTGCTTCGCCAATCTGTCCAACAGGCAGCCCGCTGTTTTCAATAATCATTCGGATCCCCAGCCTAGTGAGCTGTTCATCATCAACAATAAGCAGCTTCACCGGCAACACCACCAGTATTAGTGGTTTTTGGCAGCTTTAGCCTGACTTCCGTACCCTTCCCCAAAACGCTGATAATAGTAACTCCATAGCCGGGTCCATACAGCAGTCGGCAACGTTTTTGAATGTTAACCAGCCCCAGCGTATCGGTATTTGATTTTAGCTCCATGATCCGACTTCTCAGATCTTTTAACTTTGGTTCAGCTATGCCCACGCCGTTGTCCCTAATTATAAAAACGATATAATCATTGGCGGCTTCACCGGTTATTTCGAGAATTCCCGGCCCTTCCAGGGGTTCCAGTCCGTGGACTACGGCGTTCTCCACAAGCGGCTGCAGAGTGAGAGCAGGAATTTGCATTTCCAGCAAATCCGGGGGTATATTTTGAAATACCCTCAGCCGTTCCCCCAAACGGCATTGTTGAATCAACAAGTAATGACTGATGCTCTCTAACTCGCTGGCCACGGTAGTCAGTTCAGTTCTGGAGAATAAATTATGTCTTAAGATTTGGGCTAAAGAATGAACTATCTGGGCGGTGTGCCGGGCTCCCTCTATCATGGCCAGCATTTCTATTGTGTTCAAAGTATTAAATAGAAAATGGGGATTTATCTGTGCCTGAAGGGCCCTAAATTCAGCCTCTCTTAATGCTTTAACTAATTCCACCTTTTCCTTCCTGGCCAAGGTCATCCCCAACTCGATAAAACAATTACTGATGGCATAAAGGGTTTTGGCCAAAATCTCCACTTCCCGGGGTTCCCATAGGGGGAGTTCTTGAAAATAATTAATTAATCTCTCCTGGTCAAGTGGGAGATCGGCAGTCCGCTTGAGAACTTCCCGCTTTATTTCTTCTGCTGGCTCCTCTACAATTTCTCCCGACATAAGCGCTCCGAAACAGCGATCTTCCACAATAATGGGCACCGTTACGGTGACCAACCCGGCATGACAAACGGATTTAAATGGCCCGCGCTTATTTTTACTTTGATTAACTGCCTGCCGAGCAAAATAATGGCACCTTTCCAACCCTTTCGGGACCGCTCTGACCATCTGGCAAAAATTACAGGGACGGGTATTTTGTCCGGTGATGATGTACCTACCGGATACATCAAAAAATTTCAGCCATATCCCCAGCATTTCACTAAACGTATCCAGAATTGGCTGCATGGTTTGTAATATTTGGCTGGACAACTGATCATCACATTCTTTTATAAACATAAAGTCACCCGCAGTAGGTTTTTATGCTTTAAACATTAAGCCTTAAGGTAATCCTTAAGGTAATAACCATATTAAGTATACCACATTACTTTTAAGCTCGTAAACGTTAACCCATTTTTAGTTTTTTGCTTATGTTCGCCGAATCGGATAAGCGGCAATGTTCAGGAAAGTTTGCCGACTGTTGAAAAGAGTCCGGTAAATCATCAGCGCGTAAAAATAAAATATCGCTGTTCTCGCCAGACCAGAGCTGTGCTTCAAGGCAGGTGCGCAATACCCGCAAAGGGAAATAAATGCCCCATTCAAGGAACATTTGTTGAATTTCCACCAATTGACTGTGATCCACTTTGATGTTCAATAACTTCTCATTCTGCATAATATATTTTACTTTTAACTGATAAGTAATATTTTTCTCGCCGGCAATCAGACGTAGTGTTTTTTCTCGGAAGAAAAGATCAAAGTGTATGTGCTGACTATCCAGGATATGGTAACCCCAAATACCCAGCTCAGTGGCCAGGTAAGTGGCTACGCCGGTAACTTTTTCTACTGGCAGGTCAATAAATAAAATATATCCAGGCCTACCCTTTTTGGTAACGGTCTGAATGAGTTGCACGTTTCTTGCACCTAATTGCATCAACTCTTGCATTGCCTCGCCAATAACTTCTCCTGATGCGTGGTCAACCTGGGCAATAATCAATTTACTCTGTTGCATATGGCATTCTCCCTAGTTTTTAAATCTGAACCGTACCGGACCGGCACGAAAATCGCTAACGTCACAAACACTGCCCGGCTTCCTGTAATTGATCGATGGTGCGGCTTTTGTCCCAAAGTTCTTTAAGCTCCGCGGGCAACAGGGCACGCCATTGCGCTGCCTTGGAAGCGCATTTCTCTTTGAGTGTGCCGAAAAGGGTCAAGAGCGCCTTTTCAAATATTTCCCTGCTGGAAAAATTAGCTGTGAACTGACTGGAAAGCGGCTGCTCCGCTAACCCTTTATTAAACATAATTCTTACTGATTCCGGTAAAAGGGAGGAGAGCTGTTGAGCATCTATTCCAAAGGAGCTGCTTAATATTTGCAGGAGGTTTTGAACAGTCCGGAGAGAGTCGTGATAAGTGCAGTACCCTCCCAGTCCTTTGAAATAATTAATAAATTCTCTTTCGCTGACGACTCGTTCCTCCATAATTTCTATCCCACCTTTAAGTCGGAATCGTAGGCTTTTGTTCCAAAAAGCGGTTCAGGGCCATCTCGACATGTTCCGTCATCACAATCGCGCCCATCACACAGGTGCTGGCACACTGTCCGCA
It encodes the following:
- the larB gene encoding nickel pincer cofactor biosynthesis protein LarB yields the protein MNQQRLKELLNRLVQKEITVDEAVEKLKMLPYEDLGFAKIDHHRSIRCGFPEVIFCAGKKPEQVAQIFQELAGSHLTVLGTRADEQAYLAVREFCPDVRYFAAARCLVYGMPEKPVFAGKVLVVSAGTADLPVAEEAAVCARAMGNPVEQLFDVGVAGLHRLLDRQHLLVQAAVIIVVAGMEGALPSVVGGLTDRPVIAVPTSVGYGASFGGLAALLGMLNSCAAGVGVVNIDNGFGAAALATAINRLIHNFTNNAR
- a CDS encoding sensor histidine kinase encodes the protein MFIKECDDQLSSQILQTMQPILDTFSEMLGIWLKFFDVSGRYIITGQNTRPCNFCQMVRAVPKGLERCHYFARQAVNQSKNKRGPFKSVCHAGLVTVTVPIIVEDRCFGALMSGEIVEEPAEEIKREVLKRTADLPLDQERLINYFQELPLWEPREVEILAKTLYAISNCFIELGMTLARKEKVELVKALREAEFRALQAQINPHFLFNTLNTIEMLAMIEGARHTAQIVHSLAQILRHNLFSRTELTTVASELESISHYLLIQQCRLGERLRVFQNIPPDLLEMQIPALTLQPLVENAVVHGLEPLEGPGILEITGEAANDYIVFIIRDNGVGIAEPKLKDLRSRIMELKSNTDTLGLVNIQKRCRLLYGPGYGVTIISVLGKGTEVRLKLPKTTNTGGVAGEAAYC
- the larC gene encoding nickel insertion protein translates to MQQSKLIIAQVDHASGEVIGEAMQELMQLGARNVQLIQTVTKKGRPGYILFIDLPVEKVTGVATYLATELGIWGYHILDSQHIHFDLFFREKTLRLIAGEKNITYQLKVKYIMQNEKLLNIKVDHSQLVEIQQMFLEWGIYFPLRVLRTCLEAQLWSGENSDILFLRADDLPDSFQQSANFPEHCRLSDSANISKKLKMG
- the larC gene encoding nickel pincer cofactor biosynthesis protein LarC; protein product: MKILYLDCFGGISGDMMLGALIDAGVPPAALQSQLNLLGLEGYSLKIYQDKTYGFQGTRFLTEIEQNHHSHRTWEDIRRIIEDSGLRPQIKKRALEIFEKLARAEAKVHGVDPCHVHFHEVGAIDSIVDVVGTAIALYEAGVEKVYCSPLPTGYGSIQSHHGVLPIPAPATAELLKGFPLRPVKVEGELVTPTGAAIVAALAEGFGPLPVMKIAQIGYGLGANDYGMPNFLRVFIGEEIEQQEKIKTDRSELEQEISILQTNIDDLNPEILAYVAEKLLASGALDVWLTPVVMKKGRPANLLTVLCLPEKEDELREVIFTETSTLGVRCRRERRVYLPRKQIDVETDFGAVRVKVAACRDDSGRQISPEYEDCRRLAQEKNVPLRNVYLGAIKAAEKILGEKASPVGQLCARGQEERKKYN
- a CDS encoding response regulator, with amino-acid sequence MKLLIVDDEQLTRLGIRMIIENSGLPVGQIGEAGSGQEALKLAREVRPEIILMDIKMPGLDGLSAAKEIKKISPDTEVIFLTAYGLFEYAQEAVRCGARDYLLKPINPAELISVLQDCLSRVENTQRDKEKEKINLVNNLSLTRAQRIINQAIEYMRQNYHKPLSLEEMSRIVYLSPTYFSAIFKQQTGMSFSQYLTKLRVERAKELLADSGRSISEIAQAVGYTEGSYFCRVFKKITGTTPSDYRRV